A single genomic interval of Macadamia integrifolia cultivar HAES 741 chromosome 6, SCU_Mint_v3, whole genome shotgun sequence harbors:
- the LOC122082674 gene encoding gallate 1-beta-glucosyltransferase 84A24-like, translated as MVSELAAVHVLLVSFPGQGHVNPLLRLAKLLASKGLSVTFSSTDQIGQMIKNSATTTTGNPDLPIPIGEGHLRFEFFSDGWVVDEPKRYNLDLLMHQLETFAKESFTRLLHKQAEDGRPVSCLVSNPFVPWALDVASDMGIPSAVLWVQSCAVFSAYYHYFHNLTSFPTPDQPDLPVDLPGLPTLCSDEVPSFLHPSTPYVSLRNTILGQFKNLSKSFCVLVDSFEELEREGIGGIEEANCELRLRTVGPLIKHLRSGDNNGSIKANMWKAEENCIEWLDSQEPSSVVYVSFGSVITLDQSQKEEIAWGLVKTGLPFLWVVRPAVEGWSGDNQKLPEGFMEEAKGKGKVVGWCPQEQVLEHPSVACFVTHCGWNSSLESLSSGVPVVAMPNWGDQVTNAKFLVEVYGVGVRLGRGVAEGKVVMRQEVASCILEVVRGPRAEEIKKNSLKWKASAKEAVAEGGSSDRNIQTFVDDVQQMTFQRSLKPKPCTNPVLLP; from the coding sequence ATGGTATCTGAACTCGCCGCCGTTCATGTCCTCTTGGTGTCCTTCCCGGGCCAAGGCCACGTCAATCCCCTTCTTAGGTTGGCCAAGCTCTTAGCTTCGAAGGGTCTATCCGTTACTTTCAGCTCCACCGACCAGATAGGCCAAATGATAAAAAACTCCGCCACCACAACTACCGGAAACCCCGACTTACCCATCCCCATAGGCGAGGGACATCTCCGGTTTGAATTCTTCTCCGACGGTTGGGTGGTGGACGAACCCAAGCGCTATAACCTAGACCTCCTAATGCACCAGCTCGAGACCTTTGCCAAGGAGTCCTTCACTCGTCTCCTACACAAACAAGCCGAGGATGGTCGACCGGTTTCTTGCCTAGTTAGCAACCCTTTTGTGCCCTGGGCATTGGACGTCGCCTCAGACATGGGCATCCCTTCTGCCGTGTTGTGGGTCCAGTCTTGTGCCGTCTTCTCTGCTTACTACCACTACTTCCACAACTTGACTTCCTTCCCCACCCCTGATCAACCTGATCTCCCTGTCGATCTACCTGGTCTCCCTACTCTATGCTCCGACGAAGTACCCAGCTTCTTGCACCCATCCACCCCTTACGTGTCCTTAAGGAATACGATACTGGGTCAGTTCAAGAACCTCTCCAAGTCCTTCTGTGTACTGGTGGATTCATTTGAGGAGCTCGAACGTGAAGGCATAGGAGGCATAGAGGAGGCCAACTGTGAACTAAGACTCAGAACCGTGGGCCCTTTGATCAAACACTTACGCAGTGGAGATAACAACGGTAGCATTAAAGCAAACATGTGGAAGGCAGAAGAGAACTGTATCGAGTGGTTGGACTCTCAAGAGCCATCCTCGGTGGTCTACGTGTCCTTTGGCAGTGTCATCACTTTGGATCAGAGTCAGAAGGAAGAGATAGCCTGGGGACTCGTGAAAACGGGGCTTCCCTTCTTGTGGGTGGTGAGACCCGCAGTGGAAGGGTGGTCCGGGGACAATCAGAAGCTTCCGGAAGGGTTCATGGAGGAAGcgaaagggaaagggaaggtGGTGGGATGGTGCCCACAAGAACAGGTATTGGAACACCCATCGGTGGCATGCTTTGTTACCCATTGCGGATGGAACTCGTCACTGGAGAGCCTGAGCTCCGGTGTTCCGGTGGTGGCGATGCCCAACTGGGGAGACCAGGTGACCAACGCCAAGTTCCTGGTGGAAGTGTACGGGGTTGGGGTTCGTTTAGGGCGTGGGGTGGCGGAGGGGAAAGTGGTAATGAGACAGGAGGTGGCCAGTTGCATCCTGGAGGTGGTACGTGGTCCCAGGGCCGAGGAGATAAAGAAAAACTCCCTCAAGTGGAAAGCTTCGGCCAAGGAGGCGGTGGCGGAAGGTGGTTCCTCCGACCGTAACATCCAAACCTTCGTAGATGATGTTCAACAGATGACGTTTCAGAGGAGCCTGAAACCTAAGCCATGCACCAATCCTGTTCTCCTTCCATGA